The following are from one region of the Bactrocera oleae isolate idBacOlea1 chromosome 6, idBacOlea1, whole genome shotgun sequence genome:
- the LOC106619540 gene encoding mucin-2 codes for MIFLLGIYILTALTSSTLAQYDYTLKRGGYNYFPPEVPFTEAPPPKSSNLQVSTSAPTFLDKTSTPTLGYIYTKPNVSFTLPTTIKISTTSKPPSYSSELSTLVPNSIGYEYALPAISFTYPAINSKSNLTTFSSLLPKTNSSSSPRPPSLLSLIPTFKTKGSVLKPPPSQTKSSGYTYPHPVIPFIIPKEEDSHPSEDPSISSIPSTNATSSPKTNGYTYTPPSVLFTIPPRIIKDKRTELPKFKGYFYPKPKVSLTLPNIFPKSKDILKRKQGIILKTQIKAYTEVSTDRSASTTSPTPSTGYSYSRPEVPFTLPPKYSTNPPSEVQVTKPTSSSSKSISSPETSPLKQSNGYVYTRPDTPFKNPPDITFTIPSSTTDTNHSPSKMLGYSYKPPKVPFTTPQETSTTHPPPSSILLKSQKQTKPVVNSNYLGPPEVGYSYPKPAIPFGF; via the exons ATG ATCTTCTTATTGGGTATTTACATCTTGACAGCGTTGACATCAAGTACGCTGGCACAGTATGACTATACATTAAAACGCGGAGGTTACAATTATTTCCCACCAGAAGTGCCTTTTACCGAAGCACCACCACCCAAGTCTTCAAATTTACAAGTATCTACCTCTGCACCAACATTTTTGGACAAAACTTCAACTCCGACTCtgggatatatatatacaaaaccaAATGTGTCATTCACTCTGCCTACAACAATCAAGATCAGTACTACTTCAAAGCCTCCATCATACTCCAGCGAATTATCTACACTTGTTCCAAATTCGATAGGATATGAATACGCACTTCCGGCTATTTCATTTACCTACCCGGCAATTAATTCCAAAAGTAATCTAACAACGTTTTCATCGCTATTACCAAAAACAAACAGTTCCTCTTCTCCAAGACCGCCGTCACTGCTTTCTTTAATTCCAACCTTTAAAACAAAAGGATCAGTATTAAAGCCACCTCCCTCTCAAACAAAGTCTTCGGGATACACATACCCACATCCTGTTATTCCATTTATAATTCCGAAAGAAGAGGATTCACATCCCTCGGAGGATCCAAGCATATCGTCAATACCATCAACAAATGCAACCTCTTCTCCAAAAACAAATGGATACACCTATACGCCACCTtctgttttatttacaattccaCCAAGAATTATAAAAGATAAACGAACAGAACTACCAAAATTTAAAGGATATTTCTATCCTAAGCCCAAAGTGTCTTTAACCCTACCAAACATATTTCCGAAGTCAAAAGACATTCTTAAGAGAAAACAAGGAATTATCCTTAAAACTCAAATTAAGGCGTATACTGAGGTATCAACTGATCGTTCGGCTAGTACAACATCACCAACACCATCGACAGGCTACTCGTATTCACGGCCGGAAGTGCCGTTTACATTACCACCCAAATACTCGACTAATCCACCATCTGAAGTGCAGGTAACAAAACCAACGAGCTCCTCTTCTAAATCAATAAGTTCTCCAGAAACATCACCTCTTAAACAATCTAATGGATATGTTTACACACGACCTGATACCCCTTTTAAGAATCCACCTGATATTACTTTTACTATTCCTTCAAGTACCACAGATACTAATCATTCACCGTCAAAGATGTTAGGATATTCGTACAAACCGCCTAAAGTTCCATTTACAACACCACAAGAAACGTCAACAACGCACCCACCACCatcttccatattattaaaatcACAGAAACAAACTAAACCTGTCGTTAATTCTAATTATCTGGGACCTCCTGAGGTGGGTTACTCATACCCTAAACCAGCCATACCCTTTGGATTCTAA
- the LOC106619550 gene encoding DNA translocase FtsK: protein MKIYFFAGLLVASVTADVSHLSNEYLPPTYAAAASVPIQTYSAPVSDPSYSAPEQSYNVFAPSVLAEPEYAASDPVAAHSFSSSDGYRYKTQRRVVYRHRQRRDALSSEYLPPAASSPSVEYLPPAASSAVSSYSAAPSYQSETYAPAASYQSESYAEPSYAESAPAHSFSSSDGYRYKTARRRVYRRRRY, encoded by the exons Atg aaaatttactttttcgcGGGTCTTTTGGTGGCATCTGTTACCGCTGATGTTAGCCACTTAAGCAATGAATACCTTCCACCAACTTATGCAGCTGCTGCTTCCGTTCCAATACAGACTTATAGTGCTCCAGTATCGGATCCATCTTACAGCGCTCCAGAGCAAAGCTATAATGTTTTTGCTCCTAGTGTCCTAGCCGAACCAGAATATGCAGCCTCGGATCCTGTTGCTGCGCATAGTTTCTCCTCATCGGACGGTTACCGCTACAAAACTCAAAGACGTGTAGTATACCGTCATCGTCAGCGTCGTGATGCTCTTTCAAGCGAATATTTGCCTCCAGCAGCTTCATCACCTTCCGTTGAATACTTGCCTCCAGCTGCATCTTCTGCAGTTTCTTCTTATTCTGCTGCCCCATCTTATCAATCGGAAACATATGCGCCAGCTGCATCCTATCAGTCTGAATCATACGCTGAACCTTCTTATGCAGAATCTGCTCCTGCCCATAGCTTTTCTTCTAGTGATGGTTACCGTTACAAAACTGCTCGTCGCCGCGTATATCGTCGTCGCCGATACTAA
- the LOC118682550 gene encoding uncharacterized protein: MHRDLWSIKIYFLVCVLVASVTADVSHLSNQYLPATYAAAASVPIQTYRVSVSPPSYSAPEQSYNVVAPTALAEPEYASSEPVAAHSFSSSDAYRYKTQRRVVYRHRQRRDALSSEYLPSAASSPSVEYLPPAASSAVSSYSAAPSYQSETYASAASYQSESYAEPSYAESAPAYSFSSSDGYRYNVKVP, translated from the exons atgcaccgcgatcTTTGGTCTATT aaaatttactttttggtTTGTGTATTGGTGGCATCTGTGACCGCTGATGTTAGCCACTTAAGCAATCAATATCTTCCAGCAACTTATGCGGCTGCTGCTTCCGTTCCAATACAGACTTATAGGGTTTCAGTATCACCTCCTTCTTACAGCGCTCCAGAGCAAAGCTATAATGTTGTTGCTCCTACTGCCTTAGCCGAACCAGAATATGCATCCTCGGAACCTGTTGCTGCGCATAGTTTCTCCTCATCGGACGCTTACCGCTACAAAACTCAAAGACGTGTAGTATACCGTCATCGTCAGCGTCGTGATGCCCTTTCAAGCGAATATTTGCCTTCAGCTGCTTCATCACCTTCCGTTGAATACTTGCCTCCAGCTGCATCTTCTGCAGTTTCTTCTTATTCTGCTGCCCCATCTTATCAATCGGAAACATATGCGTCAGCTGCATCCTATCAGTCTGAATCATACGCTGAACCTTCTTATGCAGAATCTGCTCCTGCCTATAGCTTTTCTTCTAGTGATGGTTACCGCTACAATGTCAAAGTGCCATAA
- the LOC106619548 gene encoding uncharacterized protein, whose translation MKLLIVVFAFIAAVTADISHLPSNEYLPPVQNVAPVEAHVSNLIPDVAFPAPAYATPPVEAAPAHVLADDGYRYKTHRRVVYRRNRRDVSHLPSNEYLPPVQKEPFAVPSNEYLPPAQQAAPAPASVPVEVVPSHVLSDDGYRYKVHRRVVYRRNRRDVSHLPDNEYLPPIQKASVAVPLNEYLPPAQQAAPAPAPVAVEVVPSHVLSDDGYRYKVHRRVVYRRNRRDVSHLPDNEYLPPIQKASVAVPSNEYLPPAQQTAPAPAPVAVEVVPSHVLSDDGYRYKVHRRVVYRRNRRDVSHLPDNEYLPPVQEAPVAVPSNEYLPPAQQAASAPAIVEATPAHVLSDDGYRYKTHRRVIYRRH comes from the exons ATG AAACTTTTAATCGTTGTTTTCGCATTCATCGCAGCTGTGACTGCTGATATCAGTCATTTGCCTTCAAATGAGTATTTGCCACCTGTTCAAAATGTAGCACCAGTTGAAGCTCATGTCTCCAACTTGATCCCAGATGTTGCTTTTCCTGCTCCAGCTTACGCAACACCTCCAGTTGAAGCTGCTCCAGCTCATGTTTTGGCCGATGATGGCTACCGTTATAAGACACACCGTCGAGTTGTATATCGTCGCAATCGTCGCGATGTGAGCCATTTGCCATCCAACGAATACTTGCCACCAGTTCAGAAAGAACCATTTGCTGTACCATCAAATGAATACTTGCCACCTGCTCAACAGGCGGCTCCAGCTCCAGCATCAGTGCCAGTAGAAGTCGTTCCATCTCACGTTTTGTCTGATGATGGTTACCGTTATAAGGTACACCGTCGTGTTGTATATCGTCGCAATCGTCGAGATGTGAGCCATTTGCCCGACAACGAATACTTGCCACCAATTCAGAAAGCATCAGTTGCTGTACCATTAAATGAATACTTGCCACCTGCTCAACAGGCGGCTCCAGCTCCAGCACCAGTGGCAGTGGAAGTCGTTCCATCTCACGTTTTGTCTGATGATGGTTACCGTTATAAGGTACACCGTCGTGTTGTATATCGTCGCAATCGTCGCGATGTGAGCCATTTGCCCGACAACGAATACTTGCCACCAATTCAGAAAGCATCAGTTGCTGTACCATCAAATGAATACTTGCCACCTGCTCAACAGACGGCTCCAGCTCCAGCACCAGTGGCAGTGGAAGTCGTTCCATCTCACGTTTTGTCTGATGATGGTTACCGTTATAAGGTACACCGTCGTGTTGTATATCGTCGCAATCGTCGCGATGTGAGCCACTTGCCCGACAACGAATACTTGCCACCAGTTCAGGAAGCACCAGTTGCTGTACCATCAAATGAATACTTGCCACCTGCTCAACAGGCGGCATCAGCTCCAGCCATTGTTGAAGCTACCCCAGCTCATGTTTTGTCTGATGATGGTTACCGTTATAAAACCCATCGTCGCGTTATTTACCGTCGCCactaa